The Electrophorus electricus isolate fEleEle1 chromosome 8, fEleEle1.pri, whole genome shotgun sequence genome contains the following window.
GCATCGTGAACTCTGACCTACTGTGAAGTCGCTCTAGAtgagagcgtctgctaaatgctgtaaacgtggaaaggtaatgtaatgtaaaattttCTATTTTGataacacagaggaaaaaagatATGATCctctttaataataatatgcaatTTCTTGTTATTTTTCAACTGATAGCTTGTCATGGTTCTTAAAGGAGATTTAGAGACGAATAGTGAAGAGTTTGATAACACAGACACTTTGAAACCGTGCAGCCCTGGAGATAAAGACATGGAAGAGTCATTATTGTTCCCAGTGTAATGACACTGGGAACCACACCAGTGAGGTCTGCACAGGGAGAGTTTTATATGGCCAGGAACACTGAAAATTCATACTGGGGAAAAGCCGCATCAAAGCTCCAACTGTGGAAAAAGTTTTAAATCCGCAGAAGAACTGAaaattcacatgcacacagtgggCTGAAGTCATACTTCCGCTCCAAGCTTCTGCTGCAGCAGACATCTGACGAAGCACATGTGGACACGTACAGGAGAGAAACCTTGTTCCTGCTCtgactgggggtggggttttTATCAAGCTGATCACCTTAAAGACCGCCAAAAGTCTCAGATATAATTatatctgcttttatttttccttgaaTGTATTTgagtatgtaaatgtatttgagTGCGTAAATGTTTGAGTGAGTAAATGTTTgagtatgtaaatgtgtttgagCGTGTAAACCTTTGCAACCCACCTGCTGAAACACACTCTGCAGACACACGGCAGGCACGTTTAGTGAGGACACAACAGGCTCTGTCTTCATTAACTAGTGTGACAAACTGTTCCGTTCTGTTTCACAAATGAAATCTACATTAAACTGAGAGATCTGAACTCAAAGCTGACTTGTGACTTAATACATTATTGTATACTTTATTGTGTGAATTGTGTATCTCACTTGAATTACAGAATATAAGGATTTCTGATATTTTCTTAGTGTGTATTGTTCAATATCATGCCTGAAACAGGCAAGATCAGCTGGgactgtttaaaaaatgaccaCAAAAAGTCTAAACAACTCCTGTTTGCTATgagaatgataaataaatgataacacatttttaatagtagaggttaaatgtgaatttaagGAAGACTGGAGgaggtttgtgtttatttttaactaatTGGTAGGTGGTATCAGAATCTAGAAAGTCGCGCTGGAATGGGGACTAGTGGTACAATAGTGCTCAAAATAAATTCTTAAGGTTGTGTTAGTCGTTAAGGCCTTTCAATAACTCGCGCAAATCTCGCTAGCATTTATTAGACATAAAGCATGCtcattacattttgaaatgaacaaAGCCGATGTTTGAACAATATGCACTGATCAAATTAAGGGTACTAAGACGGTCTAGTCAGGAGTAGTGAACCAGGTATGAATATCTTAGGTGGCGAGgtgcagacttttattttgaaagtgtCCTGTTGCCGCGTGCCGTCTACCGTGACTTCACTGCATCATCTTctcatcatttttaaaatggctatCGTAGCCAGCTAACAAACTGATCATGTTGACAGTTGctttattaaaattacataGCTAATTACCAAACTAAAAACCacaatttacataaaatattcagCAATGGCTAATGGTAAGTAAAATGATTAGAAATTCTCGTTAACGCTATGATGTTACAAGAAGGCTCGTAATGAGTTAACATTATCTGAACGTTACGTTGTGTTCGTGTAATCTCGGTGGTAACTAACATCAGTATTTAACCATCTTAAACATCAGTAGTTATTTAACCATCCTAAACATGAGTAGTTATTTAGCCATCTTAAACATGAGTAGTTATTTAATCAGTTTAAACATTAACCCAGTAGTTATTTAACCAGCTTAAAAATTAGTagttatgtttatatatatataatcaaatcGACGATTATCCTTAACTAACacataactaactaactaatcCTTAACTAACACACAACTAACTAACTAATCCTTAACTAACacctaactaactaactaactaactggCAATCGGAGATCGTCTGCGCTGCTATGAATGGGAAACGTAAGTAACTGGATAGCTAAGTAATCTAGCCAGCTATATGTGACACGTTTGTTTTGAATGAACCGTTGGTCGTTCGTGTATTACACGTAACCCGAAACGTTGGCCGCTCCGGCGCGAGACGTTTTAACCTGGTTAACGGACGGCGCGTGTTCTCGCGCAGAGCCCGCGAGCGTGGTGTTCAAGGTGTACTGCCTGACGGTGATGACGCTGGTGGCGGCGACCTACACCGTGACCCTGCGGTACACCAGGACGGTGTCGTCGGACATGTACTTCTCCACGACCGCGGTGTGCATGGCTGAAGTCATAAAACTGGCCCTCAGTTTGGGAATGCTGGCCAGGTGAGggggacacacccacacacacaccggtctCCACCTGTCATCGGTAGGTGGGTGTAGAACTGATTAATGGTCGTCTCATTGGCTGACAGGTACATGCCCAGCAGGCATGTGTTGACACAGTGCCACACTGGCGAGTAACAACACGAAGTAAACACACGTCACAGTTCCCTGCGGGAACATGCTGTGCTCACAATACTGTAATTACTCTTTGTTTGAAATCCGTGGACGTAGAGACCCGCTCGTCTACAGCGTCCATTTTAAATTTTACCCCTCGTTGCCTGACCTTTATCCTTGGTGTTGCCTGTTTTGGCGAGaaactgtttctctttctgcctgaTTAATTAAGCGTCTTCTTCATGCCCGTACCCAGAGAGTCGGGAGGTTTCAGCCGCTGGAAGAGTGCACTAGTAGACCACGTGGTCAGGAGTCCCAGAGAACTGCTGAAGTTGAGCGTGCCGTCCATAGTGTACGCCATCCAGAACAACATGGCCTTCATCGCCCTGAGCAACCTGGATGCAGCGGTGTATCAGGTACCAGCCACAGAAATGCCTTACTGCACCACTGAACTGATCCTATAAAGTTGTAGTACTACCGTGACACTGTACTGGTCCTGTAATGTTGTAGTGTTACCGTGACACTGTCCTGGTCCTGTAACAGTATATATCCTGCAACGCTGTAGTGTTACTGTTAAGCTGTGCTAGCCCTGTTATGTTGTCACGTTACCATGACCACTGTGTTCCATTAATGCTGTTAAACTGTGCCATTCCTGTAACGCTGTAGCTTTACCGTGACAGTGTAGTGTTCCTGTAACAGTACTGGTGCTGTCATCCTGTGCTGGGCCTGTAACATGTGCTGTTACTGTAACGCTGCTAGGTGACGTACCAGCTGAAGATTCCGTGCACGGCCCTGTGCACAGTGCTCATGTTGCATCGCTCTCTCAGCCAGCTGCAGTGGTTCTCTGTCTTCATGCTGTGTGTCGGCGTCACGCTTGTGCAGTGGAAGCCTGCAGAACTCACTAAAGTTCAGGTGAGACTGCACCTGATCACCTATCACCTGTAAAGTTCAGGACGCTACTGCTTTTGAGATTCATCGGAGGCTTcagatattttgtgttttatgattAAGAGACATAGATTAAACCCAGTTATAGTGTTATAGTTATAGGATTAGGCGGCCTAGATTAAACCCAGTTATAGAGTTATAGTTTTAGGATTAGACCTAGATTAAACCCAGCTATAGTGTAGGTTTCTGCTGCTCACTTGTTCTCTGTGAATATAATGTttgttatttcagtttcatgGATATTATTAGAAgtacaataatagtaataactgtgATGTATTAGTATTGTGGATATGAAGGGCTGAAATGTCGCAGAACAGTCAATGTATTTACAGTTCTGAAGGATGTTGATTCAGACGCTTCTGTGAATGTTTGAGAGCAAACCGAAGAATCTCACGTTTCTCTTGGCAAGTTCCACAAACAACACTAAGTTAACAATCCAACCTCTTCCTGATAACAGGAATATACCTTTACACACAGGGAAATGAAATCTTATGGAATGTGATGTATAAACAAAGAATGAGCATTAGTTATAGAGACTGAGAGGCCATTCTGAAATATGTTCATAAGTCAGAGATGGCACTGTTTCTGTAGGACTCTTCACAGTATATATGATCCAGTGTGAGAACAAGACAAATTAAAGTGTTTAAGAGGAGTATGACACTGGGTGTGAGGATGCTCACTGTAGCTTCAAATGCTGGGTGTGAGAATGCTCGCTGTAGCTTTAAATGTCTTCTCAGGTGGTGCAGAGCCCATTTATAGGGTTTTTTGCTGTTGCCATAGCCGTCCTCTGTTCCGGGTTTGCAGGTTGGAATATTTTTATGAAAAGCTTTTATCATTTTGTAACCATTGTAGTTTGGGTTTTACTGAAATCTTCTAAACAGTGGGGTTCAAACCTGCGTAACGTGCTGCATTACCTGTGGGACAGGTGTATACTTTGAGAAGGTGCTGAAGAGCTCAGACACATCGCTGTGGGTGCGAAACATTCAGATGTACCTGTCTGGCATCCTGGTGACAGGGATCGGCGTCTACCTGACAGATGGGCCACATGTGATGGCTCAGGGCTTCTTCTATGGATACACCCCCTGGGTGTGCCTCGTGGTCTGTGAGTACTTGTACCTCTTAcaacctgtgtctgtgtgtggaggacagTGTCCCATTAGGTAGtcttgaattttaaaaatatagattttgtatttaaaatgtgttttatggagATCCAACCTTGTGTCCATTTCCAGACAGCAGGCACTGATGAAGGTATGAGGATGttggcttgtgttttgttgtagttCTGGCGAGCGTGGGAGGCCTGTACACCTCAGTGGTGGTGAAATACACTGATAACATTATGAAGAGCTTCTCAGCCGCTGCAGCCATCGTGCTGTCTACCGTTGCCTCAGTCCTGCTGTTTGGTCTCCAGATCAGTGAGTGAATCAGCCATGTTTACACCAGTTACATCACACGACCCCTCCCCACTATGCTACTTTGACTGTTATTGTGCGACTCTTACTATATGCTTGTATGACTGTTACTGTATGACTGTTACTGTATGATTGTGTGACTGTTACTATATGACTGTCATTCTCTTGCAGCTGTGACTTTTGGCACTGGAGCCCTGCTCGTCTGCATCTCCATTTACCTGTACGGTTTGCCCAAGCAGGACACCAGCGTGCTGGCAAGACCTGATGCCAGTAAGCCCACCCGGGAGAAGATAATCCCCATGTGACGGACCGtctgagagaggagcagggccGTGgttggggagaggggagaggggagccCCTCCCGTGCATGCTCTGCTGTTTCCTCTTTACCAACAGAATGCAAGACTTTGGCTTTCTTACTGAACTTCCTGAAAGGCCCTATTGGAGCCTGTCTGTGCGCTGACGTGAGTGTGTGCCCGAAACAGCCAGAACCGGGAAAACCGCTCATGCGAGAAGTCAGCTGTCTTCTCCCTAGTGCAgtgactttttttaaatttattttttgtttaatttgtcgATAAGGAAAAGAAGAGTCGTTATGTCTAATTCAGAACAGGATCATGTTGTCCCTAGCTGGAGAGTTAACAGCTGTGTTTTCACATTCACCATCTTCCAAGCAACCCGCCCTCATCAGTGCCAAACTCAGAACTGTAGAAGATCGTGACCCTACTGGGCTGAACCAGTGTGTATTTACTTGGGTAAACGTATTTATGGAAGAAGGAATCTTTACTGGAACAGTATCATGTATGCATTCTACCACAAACTATACGGTTTactcattaatatttacattttttattatgttttttgtaATGGGATGCTTTTAGTGATGGAACACCAATCAATCAAATCACTCAGCGGCTATAAGATGCCAGTCAGAGGGTGAGGTGAAACTAAATGCTCCAGCTGGTCACATGCACAGGTTTCAACATATCACAGGTGTGCTGTAGTTACACAAGGTGACTGTCAGTACGCAACTGTTTATAAcagtgccgtgtgtgtgtggcaccacATGACTTGTTATACCAGTGACGCGTGTTTCAGCCCATGACTGGTATTAAAGGTGGTGTATGTCGGCAGGTGTTCATGGTTATAACGTGACTGTGGCAGCTTGTGACTGATTATAACAGTGActgggtgtgtgcgagtgtgcaaCTAGTTATAACTGACTGTGTGAGCGTGTGACTGGTTATaactgagtgtgtgagagcgtgcgACTGGTTATAACAGTGACTGAGTGTGCAACTGGTTATAACTGAGCATGCGACTGGTTATAACTGACTGAGCATGCGACTGGTTATAACTGTGACTAGTTATAACAGTAACTGAGCACAAGAGCACGCAACTGGTTATaacagtggctgtgtgtgtgtgagtgagagcgtgCGACTGGTTATAATTGAAGTGAGGAGTGTTGGACATGGAGGAGGACAGACCAGCTTCACATACTTGTCTGAATGAAACCTTGGTTACAGTTGTAGGACTTCAAATATTCTACAGATGAACTCGTGCAATTTTATATGATGCAATAAAGatcatataaaatatgtttatatgcaCCTTTAAACATGACTCATCTGAAAGCTTTGtattacaattaaacaaaaaaccaaaacagaatcATGTCTAACATAACCTTTTAGTTTTAGTTCTGCATTACTGGTTGAGCTATAGAACACCT
Protein-coding sequences here:
- the slc35a1 gene encoding CMP-sialic acid transporter isoform X2; protein product: MANEPASVVFKVYCLTVMTLVAATYTVTLRYTRTVSSDMYFSTTAVCMAEVIKLALSLGMLARESGGFSRWKSALVDHVVRSPRELLKLSVPSIVYAIQNNMAFIALSNLDAAVYQVTYQLKIPCTALCTVLMLHRSLSQLQWFSVFMLCVGVTLVQWKPAELTKVQVVQSPFIGFFAVAIAVLCSGFAGVYFEKVLKSSDTSLWVRNIQMYLSGILVTGIGVYLTDGPHVMAQGFFYGYTPWVCLVVFLASVGGLYTSVVVKYTDNIMKSFSAAAAIVLSTVASVLLFGLQITVTFGTGALLVCISIYLYGLPKQDTSVLARPDASKPTREKIIPM
- the slc35a1 gene encoding CMP-sialic acid transporter isoform X1 produces the protein MNGKQPASVVFKVYCLTVMTLVAATYTVTLRYTRTVSSDMYFSTTAVCMAEVIKLALSLGMLARESGGFSRWKSALVDHVVRSPRELLKLSVPSIVYAIQNNMAFIALSNLDAAVYQVTYQLKIPCTALCTVLMLHRSLSQLQWFSVFMLCVGVTLVQWKPAELTKVQVVQSPFIGFFAVAIAVLCSGFAGVYFEKVLKSSDTSLWVRNIQMYLSGILVTGIGVYLTDGPHVMAQGFFYGYTPWVCLVVFLASVGGLYTSVVVKYTDNIMKSFSAAAAIVLSTVASVLLFGLQITVTFGTGALLVCISIYLYGLPKQDTSVLARPDASKPTREKIIPM